A single region of the Nicotiana sylvestris chromosome 6, ASM39365v2, whole genome shotgun sequence genome encodes:
- the LOC104230669 gene encoding small ubiquitin-related modifier 1-like, with protein sequence MFLLRTCDGSEVLFKLQGTTLLKKLMMVYCDKKSMDIEQIVFLFEGRRIRGKQTPKELEMRNGGEIIAIPDVSGGSLA encoded by the exons aTGTTTCTTCTTCGTACTTGT GATGGAAGTGAGGTACTTTTCAAACTTCAGGGAACTACACTTCTGAAGAAACTTATGATGGTTTATTGCGACAAAAAATCTATGGATATAGAGCAAATTGTATTCTTATTTGAAGGCAGGAGAATTAGAGGCAAACAAACTCCAAAAGAG CTAGAGATGAGAAATGGGGGTGAAATTATTGCTATACCGGATGTGAGCGGTGGAAGTCTCGCGTAG